The Desulfobulbus propionicus DSM 2032 DNA segment CCTTTTTCGAGCGCAGCTTGCCGCCGACCAGCACGCGGCAATGGACCCGTTCCTCCTCGACCTCTTCCACCCGCACCTGAATCAAGCCGTCATTGATGAACAACACATCACCGGGCCGCACCGCCTGGGGCAGTTCCTTGAGGGTCACCGAAACCATCGATCGATTGCCCGCCACCTCTTCGGTGGTCAGGGTGAAACAGTCGCCGATGACCAGCTCGACCGGTTCCACGGCCAGGGTACCGATGCGGATCTTGGGTCCGGGCAGATCGGCCATGATCGCCACCGGCCGGCTGACCCGCTCCGCTGCCTGGCGAATGCGGCGAATCACCTCGCCGTGCACCCGGAAATCGCCGTGGGAGAAATTGAGCCGGGCAATATTCATCCCGGCCTCGAGCATTTTCTCCAGCATCTCCGGCGAATCCGAGGCCGGACCGATGGTGCAGACCAGTTTGGTTTTACAGGCGGGCAGAATGGGCGTGTTGTACATGGCGTCTCCGTGTAAACAATGGATGGAATACAAATCAACCAGAAGCAGACGAATCAAAACCGCTGGGTCAAGTCGCCCAGCGACTGGTCCATGGAGGCGCGCAGCCGTTCCTCGATGGGGCTGGCATTGCCCTGGGCATCGATCTTGACATAAACCATCCGAGTCGAGCAGACCAGTTCCTCAAGATCTTTTTCAAAGTCAAAGCGCCGCGCCTCGACGTCGATGGTCAGCGAGGTGGTGCCGACCTTGTATACCCGGGCGTAGATGCGCACATGGTGACTGATCTTGACCGGCCGCCGGAACAGGACCTCTTCCATCTTGAGGGTTACCATGTTGGGGGCGCGGCAGAGATAGCCGGCAAAGGCCGCCCCGGCCTCGTCCAACCAGGACAGCAAGGTGCCGCCGAAGAGGTTGCCGTTGAGGCCGATTTCGCTGGCCCGACAGATTTTGGTGGCCACATAGTGCATGGCGAACTCCTTGCTGCCGCCAGAAGATGGAGCGCGGCAGGAAGGCGCCTCGTCTTCGGGTCGGCAAACGGGTCGTGATCGATGGAAGAAGAGCCCGGGCGAACGTCTTGCGCCGCCTGGCGGGCCGGGGTATAAGGCTACGATAAGAAAGCTCTGAAAAATTTCACGGAAAAACAGGCAGGCCCTCCGGTCTTTTCCACCCATCCATCCTCTTTCTCGCATAACGCGCATGGCCACCCCGAAAAAAGACACCCTGCTCTTCGTCTGCGGCCAGTGCGGTTTTGAAAGCCGCAAATGGCTGGGACGCTGCCCCGACTGCGGCGCCTGGGACAGCCTGGGCGAACAGCAAAAACCGCTCGTCCTCCGCCCCGGCCGCAAGGCGGCGACAGCCCAGCCGCTGGCGGCTGCCGGGGAGGAAGAGACCGCCCGCCTGGTGACCAGCATCGGTGAGATGGATCGGGTGCTCGGCGGCGGCATCGTGCCCGGCTCCCTGGTGCTGATCGGCGGCGAT contains these protein-coding regions:
- a CDS encoding acyl-CoA thioesterase, with amino-acid sequence MHYVATKICRASEIGLNGNLFGGTLLSWLDEAGAAFAGYLCRAPNMVTLKMEEVLFRRPVKISHHVRIYARVYKVGTTSLTIDVEARRFDFEKDLEELVCSTRMVYVKIDAQGNASPIEERLRASMDQSLGDLTQRF